TCTATCTGTTGAATCCAAAGATCGATTTTTACTATGTAGCAGCAGAAGAAACCATGAATAAAGGTATTCTTCCTAAAATTTTTAAAATTGCAGGAGCTGTAACGGTAAAAAGAACCTGGAGAGCAGAAGGAAAAAATGTCAACAGAATGGTAGACATGAGCGAGGTAGACAATATTATGAAAGCTTTGGATAATGGCTGGGTAGCGACCTTCCCACAAGGAACAACTTCTGCCTTTGCCCAAGGACGAAGAGGTACTGCTAAACTCGTGAAGAACCAGCGCCCTATTGTTATCCCTATCAAAATCAATGGATTTAGAAGAGCTTTTGATAAAAAAGGACTCCGTGTAAAAGTAACCGGTGTAAAACCTACCATGGAATTTAAGGCTCCTCTGGATATCGATTATGATAATGAAAAAGCACCAGAAATTTTATTGAAGATCATGACTGCTATTGAGCAGACTGAAGACTTCAATCTACTACACAATTATGATGAAGAACTTAAAGCTAAAAAATTAGAACAAAAGGACTCAAATAATTAAAAATTATGAACAGAATAATCGGAATTTTATTCGCTATCATAGTATTAGTTTCGTGCAACAGCCAAAAAGTATATTCTGATTTTGATATCAGTTATTCGAAAAGTGGCGGCTTTGCTCCTGTATATGAAAATCTGCTAATCAAAGGAAATAATGTACATTACTCTTTTGAAGGCCAAGGAAAAAAATACAAACAAGATTTTAAAATTTCAAATGAAGATCTGAAGAAACTGGATCAGGTTCTTTCTCAGAATAATTTCAGAAGAATACAGGAAGATCGTAAAAAATTGTACGATAATATCTCGACTTCGATCAATATTAAGAAAGGGCCTAATGAAGGCAGCAAGACAGATGCCAGTATGATCATTCCCAATTATCAGACTAACTGGAATAACATCCTTGAAGCTTTTCAGCAGATCATTAATACTAATATTAAAAAACAGTAAATACAATTGAAAACCCACTTCATTGCCATTGGCGGAAGCGCCATGCACAATCTAGCCATTGCATTAAAAGATAAAGGATATCAGGTTACCGGTTCAGATGATGCTATTTTTGAACCCTCTAAATCCAGATTGGAGAAAAAGGGAATATTACCTCAGGAAATGGGTTGGTTTCCGGAAAAAATCACCTCAGATATTGATGCTGTGATTCTCGGAATGCATGCTCACCAGGACAATCCTGAATTGGCAAAGGCAAAAGAATTAGGGTTAAAAATATATTCTTACCCTGAGTTCCTATATGAACAGTCTAAGAATAAAACCAGAGTAGTTATTGCCGGATCTCACGGAAAAACAACCATTACTTCTATGATCCTTCATGTTCTGAATTTCCATCAGAAAGATGTAGACTTTATGGTAGGGGCACAATTGGAAGGTTTCGACTGTATGGTAAAGCTTACTCAGGATAATGACTTTATGGTATTGGAAGGTGATGAATACCTTTCCTCTCCTATTGACCTGCGTTCAAAATTTTTATTATATCAACCTAATATTGCTTTAATGAGCGGTATTGCATGGGATCATATCAACGTTTTCAAAACTTTTGATGACTATATCGATCAATTCAGAAAGTTTGTTGCAAGCATTACAGCTGGCGGGGTTTTGGTATATAATGAAGAAGATCCGGAAGTAGTGAAAGTAGTAGAAAACGCTGAAAATTACTTCAGAAAGATTCCTTATAAAACGCCTGATTATGAGATCAGCAACGGAAAAGTGTATTTAAAAACAGAAATGGGAGATGTTCCTCTTTCTGTGTTTGGAGCACACAACCTACTGAATATGGAAGGAGCGAGACATATTTGTCAGCAACTTGGGATTATGGATGAAGACTTCTATGAGGCAATTATGAGCTTCAAAGGAGCTTCAAAACGTCTTGAAAAGGTAGAAAGAGAAGACAAGGGAACATTATATAAAGACTTTGCCCATGCGCCAAGTAAGGTAAAAGCTGCGGTAAAAGCATTCAAGGAACAATTTAAAAACGAAAAAAAATACGGTTTCCTTGAACTCCATACTTATTCTAGCTTAAATCCTGCTTTTTTGGAGCAGTATGACCACGCTATGGACGGATTGGATGAAGCCATCGTTTTCTATTCTGAAGATGCTTTAAAAATTAAAAGAATGGAACCTATTTCTCCCGAGTTTATTAAAGAAAAATTCAAGAATGATCATCTAAGGGTTTTCACCAATGCTGAAGACCTTCATGCTTACTGGAATACTTTGGATAAAACAGACGGGGTTTACCTCATGATGAGTTCAGGAAACTTTGGCGGATTGGATCTGACAAAATAATTCAAGTTGAAATATAGAATTAAAACTCCTTTCAGTGATACTGGAAGGAGTTTTTTATATTATAGTCATTCCATAATAGTATTTGAAAACAAATTTCCTGTCCCTAAATAATTTTAGTATCTTTCATTTAGTATTTAATCCATCATTTATAGCATTTTTAAGTAAATTTTCAAGTCACTATTTTACAAACTATGATTAAGCTGTTCACCGACATATTCTTATTCCTTTCTTCAAAAAAAATATTTCTTTCAGTTACTTTTTTATTATTTATCTCTTGTAATCAGATTACTAAAAAGGATGAAAATAGAAATTTTGACTTGTCTTTATTGGAAGAGAACAACAAATTGCGTAATGCAGGGGATTATAAAGCAATTTTCCAGCTTAATAAAAAATATTATAAGCAAGCAGAGAATATTGGATACAAAGACGGGCTTGCCCATTGTCTTATTAATTTTGCTGTTGCTGATATAAGTTCAGGCAATTATAAAAATGGGATCTTCTTTTTAGAACGGGCCGAAAAATTACTCTCAAAATCAGACAATATCCCATTGAAAGCTTTACTCTATAATGAATTGGCTTCATTAAACAATGTAATGGGTCTCACAGATAATGCAGAAACGTATAGCAAAAAATCTATTTTCTATACGGAAAAATCTAATATGGAAGACCAGAAAGGCTATTCTTTGGGGAAAATATACATCTCTAGAGCCGCCCTGCTAGATACACAAAAAAAATATGATTCTGCTGTAATTTACTATCACAAAGCCATCAAGGTAGCCCCTTTTGCTCTTTCAGAAATTATTCTTGCACAGCATTATTTATCTTACAATAAGAACATGGATTCTGCCCGTGTTTATGTAAATAATGCTATGAAAATGGTTTCACAGGAAAAACAGTTAGGCGCCCAGCAAATAGGCGTTTACATAATAGCTGGAGATTTTTATATGGAAACCAAAGAATATCCAAAAGCAGAAACGACTTATAAAGCTGCTTTGCAAGCAATGGATGCTACCAAAAACATGTATTCTGAATATCTGAATTATATTTATCAAAAACTTGCAGAGCTCTATAAAACAAACGGAAACACAAAAGAGGAATACTTTTATCTGAATCAATACAACAAAACAAAAAAAGACTTTGATAAGAAAAAAGAAGGCGCAATAAATCTTCTCGCCAATAAATTTATTGCTGATCTTAAAAGCGAAGACAAAGAAAATCAGAAAAGAAACTATATTTATTGGTGTTTAGGAGGTATTTTACTTATTTTCTCCGGTCTATATGCATTTTGGAAAATAAAAAAATTGAAAACCAATAAGGAGGCCTTGAAATCCCAGACTGAGGTATTAAAAGACAAGCTTGAAGATAAAAATACTGAAGAGCTTATTGAACTTGCCCGAAAGAATGACTCCTTTTTTATTATAAAATTCAGAGAAGTGTATCCTCACTTTATTGCAAAATTACTTACCATCAACC
This is a stretch of genomic DNA from Chryseobacterium tructae. It encodes these proteins:
- a CDS encoding UDP-N-acetylmuramate--L-alanine ligase, coding for MKTHFIAIGGSAMHNLAIALKDKGYQVTGSDDAIFEPSKSRLEKKGILPQEMGWFPEKITSDIDAVILGMHAHQDNPELAKAKELGLKIYSYPEFLYEQSKNKTRVVIAGSHGKTTITSMILHVLNFHQKDVDFMVGAQLEGFDCMVKLTQDNDFMVLEGDEYLSSPIDLRSKFLLYQPNIALMSGIAWDHINVFKTFDDYIDQFRKFVASITAGGVLVYNEEDPEVVKVVENAENYFRKIPYKTPDYEISNGKVYLKTEMGDVPLSVFGAHNLLNMEGARHICQQLGIMDEDFYEAIMSFKGASKRLEKVEREDKGTLYKDFAHAPSKVKAAVKAFKEQFKNEKKYGFLELHTYSSLNPAFLEQYDHAMDGLDEAIVFYSEDALKIKRMEPISPEFIKEKFKNDHLRVFTNAEDLHAYWNTLDKTDGVYLMMSSGNFGGLDLTK
- a CDS encoding tetratricopeptide repeat protein, translated to MIKLFTDIFLFLSSKKIFLSVTFLLFISCNQITKKDENRNFDLSLLEENNKLRNAGDYKAIFQLNKKYYKQAENIGYKDGLAHCLINFAVADISSGNYKNGIFFLERAEKLLSKSDNIPLKALLYNELASLNNVMGLTDNAETYSKKSIFYTEKSNMEDQKGYSLGKIYISRAALLDTQKKYDSAVIYYHKAIKVAPFALSEIILAQHYLSYNKNMDSARVYVNNAMKMVSQEKQLGAQQIGVYIIAGDFYMETKEYPKAETTYKAALQAMDATKNMYSEYLNYIYQKLAELYKTNGNTKEEYFYLNQYNKTKKDFDKKKEGAINLLANKFIADLKSEDKENQKRNYIYWCLGGILLIFSGLYAFWKIKKLKTNKEALKSQTEVLKDKLEDKNTEELIELARKNDSFFIIKFREVYPHFIAKLLTINPDLENSELVFCAMLKLNFSSKEIAQNMTIQHTSVQKRKSRVRKRLNISSDVDIYDFLNQLK
- a CDS encoding lysophospholipid acyltransferase family protein, translated to MAKKNIFTDAFGTPYFLKRFIIFILGVVSYRRFNGFNKLKITGTEHLVDLPDSNVLFVSNHQTYFADVAAMYHAFCAVNNGYLNTIKNPIYLLNPKIDFYYVAAEETMNKGILPKIFKIAGAVTVKRTWRAEGKNVNRMVDMSEVDNIMKALDNGWVATFPQGTTSAFAQGRRGTAKLVKNQRPIVIPIKINGFRRAFDKKGLRVKVTGVKPTMEFKAPLDIDYDNEKAPEILLKIMTAIEQTEDFNLLHNYDEELKAKKLEQKDSNN